A window of the Candidatus Methylomirabilota bacterium genome harbors these coding sequences:
- a CDS encoding TRAP transporter large permease subunit: MEWWTYMLLFFGGLTVLLLIGLPVAFAFMLINIIGVYVFWGGSIGLQQLILSIDSSVSTFVLVPVPMFILMGTVMFYSGVAYRMIDVLDEWLGRIAGRLALLAVGAGALFATLTGVAMGSVAMLGSTLAPDMERRGYSKSMSLGPILASGSLAIMIPPTALGIILASLGKISVGKLLVGIILPGLLLAAVYATYIIVRCTLKPSLAPPYDVSPTPIGRRIQNTFRYVVPLISVIVIVIGTIFLGIATPTEAAGVGALLCFLLAAAYRKLTWEVMKKAVSAATSISVMVLVILTGSAAFSQVLAFAGVTSSLTKLAVGLPVHPIVILILMQIILIFLGMFIEQTSIVLVTVPVYMPIVSALGWDPVWFGAIMLLNLELATISPPFGLSLFVMKGIASPDTTMGDIYRAALPFVGLNLVVMAIMIIFPAVVLWLPSMMK; this comes from the coding sequence GTGGAATGGTGGACCTACATGTTGTTGTTCTTTGGCGGCCTCACGGTCCTGCTGCTCATCGGGCTGCCGGTCGCCTTCGCTTTCATGCTGATCAACATCATCGGGGTCTATGTGTTCTGGGGCGGAAGCATCGGTTTGCAACAACTGATCCTCAGCATCGACAGCTCCGTCTCGACCTTTGTGCTCGTGCCCGTGCCCATGTTCATCCTCATGGGAACGGTGATGTTCTATTCCGGCGTCGCCTACAGGATGATAGATGTCCTGGACGAATGGCTGGGACGCATTGCCGGCCGACTGGCTTTGCTCGCTGTAGGCGCCGGGGCCCTGTTCGCCACGCTGACCGGCGTGGCCATGGGCAGCGTGGCCATGCTGGGCTCGACCCTCGCGCCGGACATGGAGAGGCGCGGCTACAGCAAATCCATGTCACTCGGACCCATCCTGGCCAGTGGCAGCCTCGCCATCATGATCCCGCCCACCGCCCTCGGCATCATCCTGGCCAGCCTGGGCAAAATCTCCGTGGGCAAGCTCCTCGTGGGTATCATCCTCCCGGGCTTGCTGCTGGCCGCCGTCTACGCCACTTACATCATTGTCAGATGTACTCTCAAGCCATCCCTGGCGCCACCCTACGATGTGTCGCCCACACCCATCGGGCGCCGCATCCAGAACACTTTTCGTTATGTCGTACCGCTGATATCCGTCATCGTCATTGTCATCGGCACCATCTTTTTGGGAATCGCCACCCCCACGGAGGCGGCGGGCGTAGGCGCCCTGCTCTGCTTTTTGCTGGCGGCGGCCTATCGGAAGCTCACCTGGGAGGTGATGAAGAAGGCGGTGAGCGCGGCAACCTCCATCTCGGTGATGGTGTTGGTCATCCTCACCGGCTCGGCCGCCTTCAGCCAGGTTCTGGCCTTCGCCGGAGTCACCTCCAGCCTCACGAAGCTTGCCGTCGGCTTGCCCGTGCATCCCATCGTCATCCTCATCCTGATGCAGATTATCCTGATATTTCTGGGCATGTTCATCGAGCAGACTTCCATTGTCCTGGTCACCGTCCCCGTATACATGCCCATCGTCAGCGCCCTGGGGTGGGACCCGGTATGGTTCGGCGCAATCATGCTTCTCAACTTGGAGCTGGCGACGATCTCGCCGCCCTTCGGCCTATCGCTGTTTGTCATGAAAGGCATTGCCTCACCCGACACCACCATGGGAGATATCTATCGGGCGGCCCTCCCGTTCGTGGGACTGAATCTCGTGGTCATGGCAATCATGATCATTTTCCCCGCGGTGGTGCTGTGGCTGCCGAGCATGATGAAATGA
- a CDS encoding TRAP transporter small permease, whose protein sequence is MAAGKKIAHIFDSIMNIGGALSGGLLVVVMLLTSIKVIFRYVLREGLLGVDQISGTLLLYITFLGAAWVLRREEHVTIDLLVTRLSPKVQRWMNVFNSILGALICLILTIYGTLEVIYSWQRGILIPAEIEIPRVINLAVIPLGSFFLFLQFMRRAQLHLRGGKAERVHTSE, encoded by the coding sequence ATGGCAGCGGGCAAAAAAATCGCACATATCTTTGATTCCATCATGAATATCGGCGGCGCATTGTCGGGCGGACTTCTGGTCGTCGTCATGCTGCTGACTTCCATCAAGGTCATCTTCAGGTATGTCCTCCGGGAAGGACTGTTGGGCGTTGACCAAATCAGCGGCACGCTGCTGCTCTATATCACCTTTCTCGGCGCCGCCTGGGTGCTGAGAAGAGAAGAACACGTAACCATCGATCTCCTAGTGACCCGGCTCAGCCCGAAAGTCCAGCGCTGGATGAATGTCTTCAATTCCATCCTCGGTGCGCTGATCTGCCTGATTTTGACCATCTACGGAACGCTGGAAGTCATCTATTCCTGGCAAAGGGGAATACTCATCCCAGCTGAAATCGAGATCCCGAGAGTAATCAATTTGGCCGTCATTCCCCTGGGCAGCTTCTTCCTCTTTCTCCAGTTCATGAGGCGGGCGCAACTGCATCTCCGCGGCGGGAAGGCTGAGCGGGTCCACACTAGCGAATGA
- the dctP gene encoding TRAP transporter substrate-binding protein DctP, producing MKKSGLFSVVWVAFLALLLTSGWAKPVAAQPIKLVMVGSWPPRISSAADIGIRFIEEVNRRAKGKLVIEFKGSREVVPTFDQPEALVRGVFDIWYGAMNYWAGVIPAGYITELSRLEVPDGGPGNKLFDFMVKMYEKKGIRYLGSFSGDRDTGNHFMYTQKKVSSIADLKGMKTRVPPLTRFFVKAVGAEPVTLPPSEVYLALERGTVEGFTWPYYDGFTNFGWHQVSKYIILHPLYRDGIGINMNLAKWNSLPKGLQKIIMDSVQMMQIWSRGWISAHQSTQLAIMKKAGMKVIEFSKAEAARWAKTSTDALWANFKKAMSPADYAEARKLLGYD from the coding sequence ATGAAAAAGAGCGGACTGTTCAGCGTCGTCTGGGTTGCCTTTCTGGCCCTACTCTTGACCTCCGGCTGGGCCAAACCGGTCGCGGCCCAACCCATCAAGCTCGTCATGGTGGGCTCCTGGCCGCCGCGTATCTCCTCTGCGGCCGATATAGGCATCCGCTTCATCGAAGAGGTCAACCGGCGCGCCAAGGGGAAGCTGGTTATCGAGTTCAAAGGCTCCCGGGAGGTCGTCCCCACTTTTGACCAGCCGGAGGCGCTGGTGAGGGGCGTGTTTGATATCTGGTATGGCGCCATGAACTACTGGGCGGGTGTCATCCCTGCGGGCTACATCACGGAGTTGTCCCGCTTGGAAGTTCCCGACGGTGGACCCGGCAATAAACTGTTCGATTTCATGGTCAAGATGTACGAGAAAAAGGGCATCCGCTACCTCGGCAGCTTCTCGGGCGATCGAGACACCGGAAACCATTTTATGTACACCCAGAAGAAGGTGAGCAGCATTGCCGACCTGAAGGGAATGAAGACCCGGGTGCCGCCGCTGACCCGCTTCTTCGTCAAAGCGGTTGGAGCCGAGCCGGTCACCCTGCCTCCGTCGGAAGTCTATCTCGCCCTGGAGCGGGGCACGGTGGAAGGCTTCACCTGGCCCTATTATGACGGCTTCACCAACTTCGGCTGGCATCAGGTGTCCAAGTATATCATCCTTCACCCTCTGTATCGGGACGGCATCGGCATCAACATGAACCTGGCGAAGTGGAACAGTCTGCCCAAGGGTCTGCAAAAGATCATCATGGATTCCGTACAGATGATGCAGATCTGGTCTCGAGGATGGATTTCCGCGCACCAGAGCACGCAGCTGGCGATCATGAAAAAGGCCGGCATGAAGGTCATCGAATTCTCGAAGGCTGAGGCCGCGCGCTGGGCGAAGACCTCCACTGACGCCCTGTGGGCGAATTTCAAGAAAGCCATGAGCCCGGCCGATTACGCCGAAGCCAGAAAGCTGCTGGGATACGACTGA